One part of the Anopheles coustani chromosome 2, idAnoCousDA_361_x.2, whole genome shotgun sequence genome encodes these proteins:
- the LOC131264175 gene encoding techylectin-5A-like produces the protein MLLIPLQHSPVQYPPQNDPVLPPENMLLKIALCLVGLILAPAVFGAESCEKQNAVIISKLSSDVAFLEQGFLELSASTKEMLWSTMRMEMRLNQLKTELELLKKSSTSSTGSTSETSSVASSSSSSSAGVTTSNSGSPSSCSLEKLLHDQFKNVPIEIKINQPNKHTSINSTEATNEDPEALLSDGELSTCSQANKTGIYRVKINANTTERVLCDAEFEKGGWVVIQHRFNGSVDFYRKWTEYENGFGMLSGEFWLGNEKITKLTAEKPREIAFVMEDFDNVQAIAKYNAFQMGNKLEKYSLKSLGSISGNVGDSLSRNVGSKFSTHDMDNDKSSSHCAQLYRGGWWYDDCHLANLNGKYLKGSTSEYATSMCWSSFKGFHYSLKTSRIMVRF, from the exons ATGTTGCTCATCCCGTTGCAACACAGTCCAGTTCAATACCCACCACAGAACGATCCGGTTCTACCACCTGAGAACATGCTGCTCAAGATCGCGTTGTGTTTGGTCGGTTTGATTTTAGCCCCAGCAGTGTTCGGTGCTGAAAgttgtgaaaaacaaaatgcagtgATTATTTCCAAGCTGAGCAGTGATGTGGCTTTTCTCGAGCAAGG ATTTTTGGAGCTGTCTGCGAGCACAAAAGAAATGCTGTGGAGCACGATGCGCATGGAGATGCGACTGAATCAACTCAAGACAGAGCTGGAATTGCTGAAAAAATCCTCAACTTCAAGTACTGGTTCGACATCAGAAACGAGCTCAGttgcctcttcttcttcttcttcttcggcgGGAGTGACAACGTCTAACAGTGGCTCCCCAAGCAGTTGCAGTTTGGAAAAACTGCTTCATGATCAGTTCAAGAATGTGCCCATAGagattaaaattaatcaaccgAACAAGCACACTAGTATTAACTCAACTGAGGCAACTAATGAGGATCCTGAGGCGCTACTTTCGGACG GCGAGCTATCGACGTGTTCACAGGCCAATAAAACGGGCATCTATCGGGTCAAGATCAACGCTAACACTACAGAACGAGTGCTCTGCGATGCAGAGTTTGAAAAAGGTGGTTGGGTTGTAATACAGCATCGATTCAATGGCTCGGTAGACTTCTACCGTAAATGGACAGAGTATGAAAATGGCTTCGGAATGCTTTCGGGAGAGTTTTGGTTGGGAAACGAAAAGATCACAAAG CTCACCGCAGAGAAGCCTCGTGAGATCGCATTTGTGATGGAAGATTTTGACAATGTCCAAGCAATAGCAAAGTACAACGCGTTCCAGATGGGCAATAAGCTTGAAAAGTACAGTCTCAAAAGCTTAGGATCCATTAGCGGAAATGTCGGTGACTCACTGTCCCGCAACGTGGGCTCCAAGTTCAGCACCCACGATATGGACAACGACAAATCGTCCTCCCATTGCGCCCAGCTGTATCGTGGTGGATGGTGGTACGACGATTGCCATCTGGCGAACCTGAACGGAAAATACTTGAAAGGATCAACCTCGGAGTATGCGACATCGATGTGCTGGAGCTCGTTCAAGGGATTTCATTATTCGCTTAAAACATCTCGCATCATGGTGCGCTTCTGA
- the LOC131267610 gene encoding SH3 domain-binding protein 1-like, whose product MSRNMKRQLEKFKEEIKSNLSRSSKAEKNADGLQEIEREVDRYKDVLQNLNKRIATNVSAGQPQDAVVREKRCKKVPEFQLGQLMEESVKDLPDGLLRNVLDTCARVEKLIATEIVNNEMNVENSVNQKLNKLIETHLSLIQKQKRVVTKCQQEYEASRQKYDSAQRNSDQAGNQAKIIQLKDDQEELHTKLEKERDLYESCMYDLLAEEENIALVVKEYVKHQELYFTSVLREVQHTMSSMDGLFRRNNKQLFNTSLRDHLKTTNRKIAYVIELCVCTLLEKGLYEEGLLRVGCASSKLRRMISAINANYVSPPLADKYCDPHVVAGVLKNYLRSLPDPLLTYEYYPKFVHAAQKANETQRKAAILDVINQLPKENYDNLRYLTKFLSYLAEKNQENKMSTQNIAIVMSPNLLWSPKEDENYLDKVNTTATVNTIVEALVADWSFFFDGEVQFYVSMTRDALFPDNGGFPFDKDQPPVRSVLHCPAVTAAAVGSGGDMMSRSMFVTPVTGGGGGSSTSAASTMVGGGSQDELRLGRGEGGGGGGVGGGGGAAAGISHSRSSSHDTSLILINSSSNNNSSSGSTDQLKNRSRSNSSLSDHSSPPQENSPKLPARRRHNKQVAPTPPSNNHNHHHQQPGKGASREVNNKLQASHYFRQLSSSTGPAGAGNHHHQHQHHTTDDEGFASLQHHAYKQAQAEYERQPMLRAESHDNLLKLKTTEKIPPPRPAAVSADSQALGKIKASVMNSTQQQQPHQNKQPNAPNCDINNISSSKENKENNNRAAAAGGGPFPPPPKPVALPRTTVPMGKGTNGGGTGGGGHFDHEPSSPGGGLGEAMGSVTIREKPVIPERPATLMRPMSFKGSIPEISRAHEAVVGGGGGGSNNTLGSASSLKKAQSFRGESNRVASGEKLSSTSNAAEAIVGTLERTQIYNIDKQQVAFIDVVERSDEDGTKTTKHSTGTRKDRPEPLPTVVSHLLDPNSSSTASSSSAAPHGTPPLAMMESTGSLGSDIQSPVNPMPPPSVGVGNNNTTTTTSLQHVPQSPRGIDQKIKRPQVPAPPPPVGRPKSSDSTDL is encoded by the exons ATGAGCAGAAACATGAAGAGACAGCTGGAAAAGTTCAAAGAGGAGATCAAATCGAATCTTTCGCG GTCCAGCAAGGCGGAGAAAAATGCTGACGGACTGCAGGAGATCGAGCGCGAAGTCGACCGGTACAAAGACGTCCTGCAGAATCTGAACAAGCGGATAGCGACGAACGTGTCCGCCGGCCAGCCACAGGATGCGGTGGTGCGCGAGAAGCGCTGCAAGAAGGTGCCCGAGTTCCAGCTCGGCCAGCTGATGGAGGAATCGGTCAAGGATCTGCCCGATGGGCTGCTGAGGAATGTGCTGGACACATGCG CACGCGTCGAGAAGCTGATAGCGACGGAGATAGTCAACAACGAGATGAACGTGGAGAACTCCGTCAACCAGAAGCTCAACAAACTGATCGAGACGCACTTGAGCCTGATCCAGAAGCAGAAGCGCGTCGTCACCAAGTGCCAGCAGGAGTACGAAGCGTCGCGGCAGAAGTATGAT TCGGCCCAGCGGAACAGCGATCAGGCGGGCAATCAGGCAAAGATCATCCAGCTGAAGGACGACCAGGAAGAGCTGCACACGAAGCTGGAGAAGGAACGGGATCTGTACGAGTCGTGCATGTACGATCTGCTGGCGGAGGAGGAAAACATTGCGCTGGTCGTCAAAGAGTACGTCAAGCACCAGGAGCTGTACTTTACCTCCGTCCTACGGGAGGTGCAGCACACGATGAGCAGTATGGATGGGTTGTTCC GTCGGAATAATAAGCAACTGTTCAACACATCCCTGCGGGATCATCTGAAGACGACGAATCGTAAGATCGCTTACGTGATcgagctgtgtgtgtgcaccCTGCTGGAGAAGGGTCTGTACGAGGAAGGGCTGTTGCGGGTTGGCTGTG CATCATCCAAACTGCGGCGTATGATATCCGCGATCAACGCAAACTACGTGTCCCCGCCGCTGGCCGACAAGTATTGCGATCCGCACGTGGTGGCCGGTGTGCTGAAAAACTACCTCCGCAGCCTGCCCGATCCGCTGCTGACGTACGAGTACTACCCAAAGTTCGTGCATGCGGCGCAAAAGGCGAACGAAACGCAACGCAAAGCGGCCATCCTGGACGTGATCAACCAGCTGCCGAAGGAGAACTACGACAACCTGCGCTACCTGACCAAGTTCCTGTCGTACCTGGCGGAGAAGAACCAGGAGAACAAGATGTCCACGCAGAACATCGCGATCGTGATGTCGCCCAATCTGCTCTGGTCGCCGAAGGAGGACGAAAACTACCTGGACAAGGTGAACACGACGGCGACGGTGAACACGATCGTCGAGGCACTGGTGGCCGATTGGTCGTTCTTCTTCGACGGTGAGGTGCAGTTCTATGTGAGCATGACGCGCGATGCGCTCTTTCCGGACAACGGCGGGTTTCCGTTCGACAAGGATCAACCGCCGGTGCGCAGTGTGTTGCATTGCCCGGCggtgacggcggcggcggtgggcAGTGGTGGTGATATGATGTCCCGATCGATGTTTGTCACCCCGGTCACGGGCGGTGGAGGAGGGTCGTCGACGTCGGCGGCGTCCACGATGGTTGGAGGTGGTAGTCAGGATGAGTTGCGCCTTGGCCGTGGTgagggtggtggaggaggaggcgttggtggtggtggaggggcAGCGGCCGGTATATCACATtcccgcagcagcagccacgATACTAGTCTAATTCTAATCAATAGCAGTAGTAACAACAATAGCAGTAGTGGCAGCACCGATCAGCTGAAGAATCGCAGCCGATCGAACAGCTCGCTCTCGGATCATTCCAGTCCGCCGCAGGAGAACAGCCCCAAGCTGCCGGCCAGACGAAGGCACAACAAGCAGGTGGCCCCGACGCCCCCGAGCAATAACcacaaccatcatcaccagcagccGGGCAAAGGGGCATCGAGGGAAGTGAACAACAAGCTGCAGGCGTCACACTACTTTCGGCAGTTGAGCAGCAGCACGGGGCCGGCCGGTGCCGggaaccaccaccatcagcatcagcatcacaCCACGGACGACGAGGGGTTCGCGTCGCTTCAGCATCACGCGTACAAACAGGCCCAGGCCGAGTACGAGCGGCAACCGATGCTTCGTGCCGAATCCCACGACAATCTGCTGAAGCTTAAGACGACCGAAAAGATCCCGCCCCCACGGCCCGCTGCCGTTAGTGCCGACAGTCAGGCGCTGGGCAAGATAAAGGCCAGTGTCATGAACAGCacccagcaacagcagccgcACCAAAACAAGCAACCAAATGCGCCCAATTGTGATATCAACAACATTAGCAGTAGTAAGGAGAACAAGGAGAACAACAACCGGGCGGCCGCAGCCGGTGGAGGTCCATTTCCTCCACCGCCGAAACCGGTAGCACTCCCGCGGACAACCGTACCGATGGGGAAAGGTACCAACGGTGGCGGCACCGGCGGTGGTGGTCATTTCGATCATGAACCGTCTTCACCGGGGGGTGGCCTTGGTGAAGCGATGGGCAGTGTGACAATCCGGGAGAAACCCGTCATTCCCGAGCGGCCCGCCACGCTAATGCGTCCGATGAGTTTCAAAGGGTCCATTCCGGAAATTTCTCGCGCCCATGAGGCGGTcgtcggtggtggcggtggtggaagcAACAACACGCTCGGTTCGGCAAGTTCCCTAAAAAAAGCGCAAAGTTTCCGTGGGGAATCGAACCGCGTGGCGTCGGGGGAGAAACTTTCCTCCACCAGCAACGCCGCGGAAGCCATCGTTGGGACGCTGGAACGGACACAGATCTACAACATCGACAAGCAGCAGGTCGCCTTTATCGATGTCGTTGAACGGTCGGATGAAGATGGCACGAAAACGACGAAGCACTCGACGGGTACGCGCAAGGACCGCCCAGAACCGTTGCCCACCGTTGTGAGCCATCTGTTGGATCCGAATTCTTCTTCGACCGCCTCCTCTTCCTCCGCAGCACCGCACGGTACGCCGCCGCTCGCGATGATGGAATCGACCGGTTCGCTCGGTAGCGACATTCAATCCCCAGTCAACCCGATGCCACCGCCTTCCGTTGGGGTCGGTAACAAcaacaccacaaccaccactaGTCTACAGCACGTACCACAGTCGCCGCGTGGCATCGATCAGAAGATCAAGCGACCGCAGGTTCCGGCACCGCCTCCACCGGTTGGGCGACCAAAATCTTCCGACTCGACCGACTTATAA
- the LOC131267221 gene encoding cardioactive peptide yields the protein MCHKSCAKMMLAVMVTFCVLQMLECGVVDRQPRAYKQYNTEPQKRPFCNAFTGCGKKRSSASSPPTAAAAAAAAAILQRHMQNMEANSKKERVTSDYEPNEESISSLLDLNTEPAVEDLLRQIMSEAKLWEAIQEANREIFLQKSGMKEQRNDFPLTFSTQ from the exons ATGTGCCATAAAAGTTGCGCCAAAATGATGCTAGCGGTGATGGTGACTTTCTGTGTCCTGCAAATGCTGGAATGTGGCGTCGTAGATCGG CAACCCCGTGCTTACAAACAGTACAACACCGAACCACAGAAGAGACCGTTCTGCAACGCGTTCACCGGCTGCGGCAAGAAGCGCTCGTCCGCCTCGAGCCCACCGACGGCGGCGGCTGCAGCGGCCGCAGCGGCCATCCTTCAGCGGCACATGCAGAACATGGAGGCGAACAGCAAGAAGGAGCGCGTGACCAGCGACTACGAGCCGAACGAGGAGTCGATCAGCAGTCTGCTCGATCTGAACACCGAGCCGGCCGTCGAGGATCTGCTGCGGCAGATCATGTCCGAGGCGAAGCTCTGGGAAGCCATCCAGGAGGCTAACCGGGAGATCTTCCTGCAGAAGTCCGGCATGAAGGAGCAGCGCAACGACTTCCCGCTGACCTTCAGCACGCAGTAa